CGCAGAATCCGTATATCGCGAAAATAGTTCTTCGACTGAGCCCGCAGAGTATTTGGCAGCACCATCACGGTGGGAATTAGGTGCATTATCTACCACAACAATGCGCCCTTGAACTGACAATTCTTGAATTAATTCGATGACATCTCCATTAAAAAATTGGATTCCTGAATAGGAAGGAGGAGATTGGCCGTCTCTTTTGGTGATAGCAGTTGTCGCAATGGAACAGCAATCTGCCTGCAAGAGGTCAAGAAATTTCTGCAAATTCCCTTCGTTATTTAGCGCAGTAATTAATTTATCGATTACCTCGGCTAAACCCACTTCGTTATCGATAGAAACTGGCGGATCAATTATTTCTAAAATTTTAATATTGGATCTTATCAGTTGCGCTAAAAAAAGGGTTTGGGCACACCAGTATTGGCGTCTAGCCTCGATCTGGTGAGGTTTGTAGCTTTGAGTACGCATTAACTCTATAAAGGTTTGTGCGCGAGCTTCCTGTGAAGTATGCATCTCCTCGAGCGTCTTAGGTGGCCCTTTTATTAAGGCATCAAGAGTATGATAACCTGCATTGATAACACTAAAAAAACTGGGCATAAAACGTGCTCGCAAAAGAAGTATATTGCACAAGAAAATGCCCAATTATAAAATTAATTCTCTCCTTAGCGCAAATAAATAGCTCATCAGGCGCTTAATATTTTTCCCATTGTATTCTATTTTAAAGGTAATTTACGGAAACTAACCGCAAGGCGATTCCACCCATTGATTGTTACTATGGCCATAGTAAGATCAACAGCTTCTTTTTCACTAAAATGATTCCGTATTTCTTGGTAAACTTCATCAGGTACACGAGTTTCGGATAACAATGTCACTGCTTCTGCCCAAGCTAATGCAGCACGCTCACGTTCGGTAAAAAATGGAGCTTCATACCATACCGCAACAGCATTTAACCGTCTTTGTGATTCACCCTCTTTAAGCGCTTCCGCGGAATGTAGATCTACACAGAAAGTACAACCATTTATTTGAGAAACACGTAATTTTACAAGCCCAAGTAGTAATTTATCCAAGCCACAATTATTAACGAATTTTTCAAGACCCATCATCGCGTTAACCGCTTCTGGTGAAACTTTGTAAAAGTCAATTCGTGAATTAGTCATCCTGACCCCCTTCTTTTTAAAGTTTCCGATTTTAGCAGTATTGTAGTTTGTGGTTAATTATAGCTTATACCTAAAAGAAGCATGGGAGCATTATCCACTTCCGAAAACTGAATCATTAATAGGCCAACTGAATTTACTTTATAAACTGCAGCTGACTTCCTCGATGAAGAGATTGCTGAAATAGCAGCATAGGCGAGATGATTCATAAAGAAGCATCCTTCTGCAACATATTGCAAATTTATTCAACTTTTTATGTTTTTAAAGCATTATGTTGCAGGTTTCAATTTCAATTTACCCCTTAACTGCCTTCGGAATTAATTTGCCTTTTGTAAAGGAGGAATTGTCGAGCCTGGTTTTTGGGGCTCTACAGGAAGTGAAGGCGAAGTTGGCGGCCTTTTTTTGCGGAGATTGGCTGTTGAACCTCCAGCTTCATGTCCTACTGCCGGTGTGAGCGTAATTTGCGGATTTAATTTTTCCAATTGCTCGGTGGAAAGCTCATTTAGTTTACGTTTAAATTCAACCACTAAACGATGTATAAATTTCTCATGTTTCATACTCATCTCCAACTACAAGATTACTAACTTAAAATAAGTTTAGTCCACTCAGAGCGTGATTACTTAAAAAAATTGGCTTTGCTTATTCATTTACCTTAGATTAAAAATGGGATTATCTTATAAGGCACAAGCGAGCAGTATTTATCCCAATCCAGACCGTATTTTTTAGCACAGCGCCTATCATCACGAAAAGCGCGATCCATAAGTAGAATTGTCAGGAAGCAAACATAAAAATAAGGTGCAAAATGAGTAAATAGCGCAGGAACTGACCAAAAAAAGGCACCCGCTACCTCCGGAATGTAATGAAAATGCCTTGAAATTCCCCACCAGCCGGAAGCAAGCAGAATACTGGTTTTGATATCTCCTTTCGCAGTTTTATAATGCGTTAACAAAATGGTCGGTTTTTTACCCCAAATTTTACAATTACCCGCTGTCTCTCTTACCCTCATGCGTTGCTTGTCTGCTGAGTAATTAACGAGGATGCTAATCGCTCCAAGAGTAAAAATAAGACATGCCCAACCCAAACTTAGGTGTACAGGGTGTAGTACAAGAAACATACTGGGCGAAGTGTAGATACAAGGTACCCAAACTAGGCAGCCCCAACAAATATAAAATCCTGCTCGATCATGCATGATATCCAGTGAACGCAAATAACCTTTTTCCCAGAGAAAAAATTTCGCTATATAGATGCCTTGTAAAGAGACAGAAATCACCATCGAATTAGCTAATCCAGTCAATTCTGCTTGTTTGGCACAATAAGAAATAAGTAATAACCCCCAACTCATCATACCTAAACGACAAGTGATTAATTGTTTAATGTGCCACCCGAAAGCTTGCGGGTATAATTCTACCCCCCAATAGTAATCAAATAAGAAATTTTTAGTGACACTTGCATCCTTTGTCGAAGGAAAAACCCGCCCTTTGATATATAAAAAAACACAGAAAACAAGGCTAAAAATATTGAGTGCGCCTAGAATGCTACCGAGATTGTCGTAAAGGATTGTTGCAGGGAATAAGTGTAATCCAAAAGAAGCAAAGGAAAATGTGACAATTGTTATCACAAAAGCTAATAATCCATTCTCTTTGTAGGTCGGTATATATCCCTTTGGTGATATTGGTCCTTGGAATTCCTTTCCAGGCAATAAGCGCATTAAAGCAGCTTCAAAAAGGATAAAACCACCAATCATTGCCCAGGCTAAACCAGAACCCCAAAAATAGGGTTGCCACAAGTAATAGAGGGTCTTAACAACGCCTTCTGTAGAGATACTATTCCATAATGTGGAGAAAGAACCTTCTAATTTCGTATTCGTGAACCACATTACCATTACAAAAGGAGGGCATACTAAAATAAGAAAGAGAGGTCCTAGAGTATTCCTAAGATTCACCCACATAATCATATCCTTATACAATTATTCCATCTATCGTTGCTATTAAATCTAAATCAAGTCTTTAATTTTGCTCTATACCATTCTAAAAACGATAACTTAATCGCGCCATTACAGAATAAAGAAAAGGGAAATAGGAGTCAGTCGGACTTAGCTGGGACTCTCCATAGCCTGCTGTATAATTTCCACCAATTTCAAACATGATATGGGGATTCAAAAGATAATTTATTCCTCCGCCAAAAGTGGGGCTAAGACGCCAATCTTTTGTCAGGATATCGGTGCGATGTACCCCGGCAACGCCAGCACTTGAGTATACTCTGAACCGGGTATTTGAAATGGGCAGCATAATTTTACCCATTAAATTTAATGTATCTGTGTTGGTGACTAATGTTACCAAGTCATTATTATTAAAACTGAAAAGACTGTCTGGATCAAAGAAAACGTTTGCCTTAGGAAAGTGCATGTAACTTGCTTCCAAGGCAAATGCTGGAATAATTTCATACCCAGCTAATACTCCCCAAACGCCCCCCCCCTCTCTCACATGAATAGGAGTGGATAAATTTAGGGCTGAATTCTGATTTTCTACTGTAGGCACCAACCCTCTCCAAGTAGTCGAACCATATCCGCCAAGTACCCCCAGATAGAATGCTCGGTTGAAAGGAAAGGATTGAGCCTCATTGCTATGGCAAAATGAGGAACATAGCAATAAAAACAATGAGCTACATCGCGTAAATTTCTTAAAAATCACTAGGCAACCTTTTCTCTTTGATTAAGATCTAAGGACATCTGCTATAATATGGACTGCAAACTCGTTGATGGGAATCTATCCCATAAAGGTAACAATTCCAATTATTCAAACAATCTTCCATAGTGGTATACTTTTGAGCTCGGCAAGCATTTTCTAATGAACCATATACAGCGACCATCCTCGAATAAAGCTGATGCATATCCTCACACATACCGGAAGGCACACCCGAAGAAGTGCAATAACATTTGGCAGCAGTTTTGAAGGAAGCGCAAAAATTCGGATCATTTGTAGGTAAAGCATTAGGACATGCAAAAGTAGCAAAAGCGAATAAATAGGAAACAGCACTTAGGCAGATTTTTTTTATCATATTAATCCCTTAATGAATCGAGTTGATAATTCTATCAGAACTTTCATTAAAGGAAACATGAATTTTTGATAATGCACCCTCTTTTACTTGTGGCAAAAAGTAGAACACCAAGCAGCGGGAGGTATTTTTCAAGATGCTACTTCCTCAAATGCAGCCTATATATCTCCTGAATAATTATAATTCGGGTAAAAATTTATCTAACCATCTAGGAATATACCAGTTCCATTTTTCCAAAAGCGCCATCGTAGAAGGCACTAACAGTGTACGAATTAAAAATGCATCCACAAAAATAGCAACTGCAATGCCGAGTCCAAACGCTTTCACCATCAAGACATCTGCGACCAAAAAAGAACCACAAATAACAATTACGATTAAAGCTGCTGAGGTAATAATGCGACTGCTTTTTTCAATGCCCACAACAATACTCTTATTATTATCGTTATATTCTTGGTGTGCTTCTTTTATTCTCGACAATAGAAACACTTCATAATCCATAGAAAATCCGAATAAGGCACAAAAAATTATCACTAATAAGCTGACATCTAAAATGCCTTGGACTTCGAAATTAAGATAGTTGGCCAAGTACCCATCCTGAAAAACCAATACGAGAGCGCCATAGCAAGCTGATAAGCTTAATAAATTCATTAAAATGGCTTTAAATGGTAAAAACAAGGAACGCAATAATAGAAGCAAGATTAGATAGGAAAGGAGAATTATCCAGACTATAGCGTAGGGAAGGATTTTAAAAATTCGTTCTAAAACATCGACATTGATAGCAGGTGTTCCCGTCACTTCCACTTCAAGTTTCGATGGAGGCCTAATGGTTTCTAGTTTCTTAACTAAATCGGTTGTTTGTTCAGAGTTAATGCTGTATTTGCTATTAACATCCAACACTGTGAATGAGTGTCTGGTAGTCGTGGATAGTAATTTTTTAATACTTGCTGGCAAAACATCGTTAGAAGTCGAGTAAAGATTGTAATATTCTTTGCTATTTAATTTTGAATCAGATGAAATAATGCCGATAATGTTTTTTACTAACGAATTGGCTTTGATATTCCTTACAAGATTATGTAATTTTGAAATATTATTTTTTGATAAAATGTAGCCATTTGGAGATTGAACTAATAGGACAACTGGGGTTAACTCTTTGGGATCAAAATACGCTTCATAACTGTTAAAAAATTGCCGGCTATCCGAGTTTTTAGGGGTTATACGATAATCGGATATACCAAATTTAGCTGAAGCAAACGGATAACCAAGCACCAATAAAAAAATAATTATCGGAAAGAAAAAAACAAGAGGTTTATTTACTATTTTTTCAGCTAACCAGTGCCAAAAAGGAGACCGGTTCCCTTTATTTCTTCTAGTTAATCTAATGGTTAAAAAATCGATACGGCTTTTAATAATCCCAAGAAATGCAGGTAATACTAAAACCGCATTCATTACTGCAACTATGACAGCAATAATACCTCCTACAGCCATGGAAAATAAGATATTCACAGGAAATAAAAATAAAGCACTCAAACTGACTAGAACAGCTAATCCACTAAAGAAAACAGATTTTCCCGCGGTTTCTTCAGTAAT
The genomic region above belongs to Legionella micdadei and contains:
- a CDS encoding 7-dehydrocholesterol reductase; the encoded protein is MWVNLRNTLGPLFLILVCPPFVMVMWFTNTKLEGSFSTLWNSISTEGVVKTLYYLWQPYFWGSGLAWAMIGGFILFEAALMRLLPGKEFQGPISPKGYIPTYKENGLLAFVITIVTFSFASFGLHLFPATILYDNLGSILGALNIFSLVFCVFLYIKGRVFPSTKDASVTKNFLFDYYWGVELYPQAFGWHIKQLITCRLGMMSWGLLLISYCAKQAELTGLANSMVISVSLQGIYIAKFFLWEKGYLRSLDIMHDRAGFYICWGCLVWVPCIYTSPSMFLVLHPVHLSLGWACLIFTLGAISILVNYSADKQRMRVRETAGNCKIWGKKPTILLTHYKTAKGDIKTSILLASGWWGISRHFHYIPEVAGAFFWSVPALFTHFAPYFYVCFLTILLMDRAFRDDRRCAKKYGLDWDKYCSLVPYKIIPFLI
- a CDS encoding carboxymuconolactone decarboxylase family protein, which translates into the protein MTNSRIDFYKVSPEAVNAMMGLEKFVNNCGLDKLLLGLVKLRVSQINGCTFCVDLHSAEALKEGESQRRLNAVAVWYEAPFFTERERAALAWAEAVTLLSETRVPDEVYQEIRNHFSEKEAVDLTMAIVTINGWNRLAVSFRKLPLK
- a CDS encoding outer membrane protein; the protein is MIFKKFTRCSSLFLLLCSSFCHSNEAQSFPFNRAFYLGVLGGYGSTTWRGLVPTVENQNSALNLSTPIHVREGGGVWGVLAGYEIIPAFALEASYMHFPKANVFFDPDSLFSFNNNDLVTLVTNTDTLNLMGKIMLPISNTRFRVYSSAGVAGVHRTDILTKDWRLSPTFGGGINYLLNPHIMFEIGGNYTAGYGESQLSPTDSYFPFLYSVMARLSYRF
- a CDS encoding MMPL family transporter gives rise to the protein MRKKLFYRLGRIIFGLRWSIVLIWGIVITISIPILIHSIPPFKSTGFSDENSTSAKAQHYINKQFGYNDANKILIIYHSPSLLANQALFKSKIKKSLSGLKNFPIGHEIILPSDNKKQISKDKHSAYVVIIFKRHEVLSNKELVQIRSLIKKPSNMTIVFGGQAAFIDEINKQTQLDLYRADLIAAPVAIITLLFIFGSLASALLPIILGGGCALVILSSLYIIGQSWTLSIYTLNIALLLGLCLSLDYALFIINRFREEFHKGKKPEEALAITEETAGKSVFFSGLAVLVSLSALFLFPVNILFSMAVGGIIAVIVAVMNAVLVLPAFLGIIKSRIDFLTIRLTRRNKGNRSPFWHWLAEKIVNKPLVFFFPIIIFLLVLGYPFASAKFGISDYRITPKNSDSRQFFNSYEAYFDPKELTPVVLLVQSPNGYILSKNNISKLHNLVRNIKANSLVKNIIGIISSDSKLNSKEYYNLYSTSNDVLPASIKKLLSTTTRHSFTVLDVNSKYSINSEQTTDLVKKLETIRPPSKLEVEVTGTPAINVDVLERIFKILPYAIVWIILLSYLILLLLLRSLFLPFKAILMNLLSLSACYGALVLVFQDGYLANYLNFEVQGILDVSLLVIIFCALFGFSMDYEVFLLSRIKEAHQEYNDNNKSIVVGIEKSSRIITSAALIVIVICGSFLVADVLMVKAFGLGIAVAIFVDAFLIRTLLVPSTMALLEKWNWYIPRWLDKFLPEL